A single window of Neospora caninum Liverpool complete genome, chromosome XII DNA harbors:
- a CDS encoding putative OTU-like cysteine protease domain-containing protein, with protein sequence MEVVVRCSNTRHRVTLPTEATVQDLLLRVRDLTGLSPSRQVLKIGYPPQPVSFGRDGDRRLVDAGVHPKDLIIVEERKAGTLSDSREGAPSLANGCGTGGALERVDGASGDRDLAKRRKEGDARSEERLHVPGVVASSTDTRTASHDANRFAGRLEGSATSACPARQTALSSPAGCTPQPSALGSASHPPTLSSSLPPGSTRLTDGPDAARAMPLAPHSAACENSREAQGQLRRSLQAQVAHPGNVGDVFRFVVPSDNSCLFTCLSLLAAPDKRPQDLRQLVASAIANDPESFSSAILGRPREEYIHWITTPTSWGGYVELAILAQQLRHEVLVVDIETRRKDLYGDRNTGRRIMLLYDGVHYDAVLARPRGVFLAGRGETEQSRGGAFFPVGPRGQELFCYSVFSPNDTETEAKAMELASELHKKRNYVNLREMSLHCLVCGVGIRDQDAMRAHAKETGHANFGENRR encoded by the coding sequence ATGGAGGTGGTTGTGCGATGCAGTAACACCCGCCACAGAGTGACGCTTCCGACTGAGGCGACGGTTCAAGacttgcttcttcgcgttcgcgaCTTGACCGGCCTCAGCCCCTCGCGGCAGGTGCTCAAGATCGGCTATCCGCCgcagcctgtctccttcggccGAGACGGCGACCGGAGGCTGGTTGACGCCGGCGTGCACCCGAAGGATTTGATTATcgtggaggagagaaaggcggggaCTCTTTCCGATTCGCGCGAGGGAGCGCCCTCGTTGGCGAATGGCTGTGGCACGGGCGGCGCACTCGAGAGGGTGGACGGCGCGTCCGGAGATCGCGACCTCGCCaagcgcagaaaagaaggtgatgcgagaagcgaagagcgacTGCATGTGCCAGGAGTCGTGGCCTCGTCGACAGACACCCGGACCGCTTCTCATGATGCAAATCGTTTCGCGGGGAGACTGGAGGGGTCTGCTACCTCGGCCTGTCCCGCGCGCCAAACTGCGCTGTCGTCTCCCGCTGGATGTACGCCCCAGCCGAGCGCGTTGGGGTCGGCGAGTCACCCGCCcacactttcttcttcgcttccgccgGGAAGCACGCGCCTGACGGATGGTCCCGACGCGGCGCGAGCGATGCCTCTTGCTCCGCATTCTGCTGCGTGTGAGAACTCGAGGGAGGCGCAAGGACAGCTGAGACGGTCTTTGCAGGCCCAAGTGGCCCATCCGGGGAATGTCGGAGACGTGTTTCGCTTCGTTGTACCCTCCGACAACAGCTGCTTGTTCACCTGCTTGTCGCTGTTGGCGGCTCCAGACAAACGGCCGCAAGACTTGCGGCAGCTCGTGGCGTCGGCGATTGCGAACGATCCTGAGTCGTTCTCGAGCGCCATTCTCGGGCGGCCGCGCGAGGAGTACATACACTGGATCACCACGCCGACGAGCTGGGGCGGGTACGTGGAGCTGGCGATTctcgcgcagcagctgcgacACGAAGTGCTCGTGGTGGACAtcgagacgcggcggaaaGACCTCTACGGCGACCGCAACACAGGGCGGAGAATCATGCTCCTGTACGACGGCGTGCACTACGACGCTGTTCTCGCCCGCCCCCGAGGGGTGTTTTTGGCGggtcgaggcgagacggagcaAAGCAGAGGCGGGGCGTTCTTTCCCGTCGGCCCGCGAGGCCAGGAGCTCTTCTGCTactccgtcttttcccccAACGACACAGAGACCGAGGCAAAAGCCATGGAACTTGCCTCCGAACTGCACAAGAAAAGGAACTACGTGAACCTCAGGGAAATGAGTCTCCACTGCCTCGTGTGTGGGGTCGGCATTCGAGACCAGGATGCGATGCGAGCACACGCGAAAGAAACCGGACACGCCAACTTCGGCGAAAACCGAAGAtag
- a CDS encoding putative dynein light chain: protein MADSAALREGQLPQLVTKGVDMSPERISFAIEVAKKGYISLLKNDLKYWQEVAQMLKEELDAAFEGTWHVIVGQHFGAFVTHEARQMIYFAIGQVNFLIYKHG from the coding sequence ATGGCGGACAGCGCTGCGCTCCGCGAGGGTCAACTGCCCCAGCTGGTCACGAAGGGCGTTGACATGAGTCCGGAACGGATCAGTTTTGCGATTGAAGTAGCGAAGAAAGGCTACATTTCGCTGCTCAAGAACGACCTGAAATACTGGCAAGAAGTCGCGCAGATGCTGAAAGAAGAACTCGACGCAGCCTTCGAAGGGACGTGGCACGTGATCGTGGGTCAGCACTTTGGGGCGTTTGTGACTCACGAAGCTCGCCAAATGATCTACTTCGCAATTGGCCAAGTCAACTTCCTCATCTACAAACACGGatag